The following coding sequences lie in one Zingiber officinale cultivar Zhangliang chromosome 2B, Zo_v1.1, whole genome shotgun sequence genomic window:
- the LOC122047020 gene encoding dormancy-associated protein homolog 3-like, producing the protein MGLLDKLWDDTLAGPRPDSGLSRLRKPPSFCFSSSSSSSPGVVSPVGAATPTAAAAAAAAVRAGNGGEGISVITGPQTGEETRVTRSIMIKRPPGWSSPGSGTPPSSPASSTPPPSPFAGAGGAQRFRRKSMSDSMERRRSPSELPVADSSSSSTYPPFDV; encoded by the exons ATGGGCCTACTCGACAAGCTTTGGGACGACACCCTCGCCGGCCCCCGCCCCGATTCCGGCCTCAGCCGCCTCCGCAAGCCgccctccttctgcttctcctcctcctcttcctcctcccccgGCGTCGTTTCACCCGTAG GGGCGGCGACGCCTACCGCAGccgcggcggcggcggctgcGGTAAGAGCGGGCAACGGCGGGGAGGGCATAAGTGTAATTACCGGCCCACAGACGGGGGAGGAGACGAGAGTGACGCGGAGCATTATGATAAAGAGGCCTCCCGGGTGGTCGTCGCCTGGGAGCGGCACTCCGCCGTCGTCTCCTGCGAGCtccacccctcccccctctcccTTCGCCG GAGCCGGAGGCGCGCAGCGGTTCAGGAGGAAGTCAATGTCGGACTCGATGGAGAGGAGGAGATCGCCATCGGAGCTGCCGGTGGCTGATTCCAGTTCTTCTTCCACTTATCCTCCCTTCGAtgtgtaa